One window from the genome of Thermococcus sp. encodes:
- a CDS encoding cytidine/deoxycytidylate deaminase family protein has product MGVEIVLDEEKAGRIKRIRPTKDEYFMLIAKLVSLRATCPRLRVGAVAVKDGYILATGYNGAPRGMEHCIDVGCLIVDGHCHRAVHAEQNVIAMAARKGISLEGATLYVTHFPCDTCFKLVVNAGIKEIVYEEMYPNEATEILLREAQKKGIVKIRQFKLPKKRVRLFLEELFDGFTE; this is encoded by the coding sequence ATGGGAGTAGAGATAGTGCTCGATGAAGAGAAGGCGGGGAGGATAAAGCGCATCAGACCTACAAAGGACGAGTACTTCATGCTGATAGCAAAGCTCGTCTCGCTTAGAGCAACCTGTCCGCGTTTGAGGGTTGGAGCCGTTGCGGTTAAAGACGGCTACATTTTGGCAACCGGTTACAACGGGGCGCCGAGGGGGATGGAGCACTGCATCGACGTCGGCTGTCTCATAGTTGACGGTCACTGTCACAGGGCCGTTCACGCGGAGCAGAACGTCATCGCGATGGCGGCAAGAAAGGGCATAAGTCTGGAAGGAGCGACGCTGTACGTTACCCACTTTCCCTGTGACACCTGCTTCAAGCTCGTCGTCAACGCGGGCATAAAGGAGATAGTCTACGAGGAGATGTACCCAAACGAAGCAACGGAGATACTCCTAAGAGAGGCCCAAAAGAAGGGGATAGTGAAGATAAGGCAGTTCAAACTGCCAAAGAAGCGCGTCAGGCTCTTTCTCGAGGAGCTTTTTGATGGGTTCACAGAGTGA
- a CDS encoding DUF2304 family protein, which produces MYAVQYLAISVVVLLAVYVLGKYNKGEFEWGDFLFWEAILVGLLVVSIFPVEIAIEIKNLLGLGRGLDALFVISIGLAYIIVFKVYIAVDRTEREITELTRKMAIELEEMNRRLIEIERSMNEKKTE; this is translated from the coding sequence ATGTACGCGGTTCAATACCTGGCTATATCGGTCGTTGTTTTGCTGGCGGTCTACGTGTTGGGCAAGTACAATAAAGGAGAGTTCGAGTGGGGTGACTTCCTCTTCTGGGAAGCTATCTTGGTCGGCCTGCTGGTAGTTTCCATCTTCCCGGTTGAGATTGCCATTGAGATAAAGAACCTCCTTGGACTTGGCAGGGGCCTCGATGCCCTGTTCGTGATCTCCATCGGGCTTGCCTACATCATTGTGTTCAAGGTTTACATTGCTGTTGACAGGACCGAGCGTGAGATAACCGAGCTAACCAGAAAAATGGCCATTGAGCTCGAGGAGATGAACAGGAGGCTTATTGAAATCGAGCGCTCCATGAATGAGAAAAAAACGGAGTGA